One Novipirellula galeiformis genomic window, GTTTCGCCCGGTTCGGTGCGTTGGCTCTTGCCACCGACCGCCAACTCAAGAACCACACGATGGACGTTCGATCCTGTGGACACCGCGTCAGAAATATCAGCGGCGTCAGGAATATCCAAGTCCGCGAAAACTTCCTGTTGATGGTAGCCGTGCGGACGCATCCCCGGCAGCGGCGGTGTTGCCACCGGCGTGACCGGCTGTTCTCCATTGGGTGAGCTGCGAGTAACGGGAGTCGTGCGGGCAATGAGCTTCCCGTCGACCCACAGCCGTCCCATCCCTCGAGCACGCATCAACAGACGATGTTTTCCTGGGGTGAGTTCCACATCCGCTGCCATTCGCAGCAGCACTGGTTCTTGCCATGCATCACGGATGCCCCAATCGTCATAACGAATCGGCAATCGTTCAATCAGAAACGAGTCGCTGAGCCAACGCAACGATTCACGAGGCCAAACTTCGTCATCATGAATCCAACGTTTCTCCGATGCCAAGCCTTCACCAACGGTAACCAGGACTCGCCCTGGCGGGATTTCACCCATTTCCGGCATCGTTTCGGCTTCCAATTGGGGCGGTCGTGCCTCGCCCACGCGTCGATAACGTGACGCCATGGTTTTGTCGCTCGCCAACCCGCGAGACACGATGACGTTATCGAGCAAGCCGACGTAACGACTGCCATGGTTGCCCGAGCCGATCCATATTTGGTCGTCGTCGACAATCGGGGGCTCGGTCGTCTTTCCACCCAAGGTCCACGCCCCGTCGCTGGGTTGCCCATCGATCCAACCCCGTATCGAATCGGGTTCGCCAAAGCGATAGGTCACCGCGATGTGGTGCCAATTCAAATTGGCTTTGAAGGAATCTTTCGATGTCCAGCGATGCCAATGATCGGCGGTCGAAGTGAGTTCGGTTGCGAACAGAAACCCAACATGCATCTGGTCGCCGACCTTTTCGACCCTTAACGCCCAATTCTGGTTGTCTTTTGCAACGCCGGGATTGCCGGTCCGGCCTTTGCCAATGATGTTAATGGGATGCCGATGAGCGGGAGTTTCGAATTTGACCCAGGCCTCCAGGGTGATCGCGTCTCCGTTGGTAAAATCAAAGGGGCTTGGGGCGACCGGGTCGTCGATTGACAAATGCCCCCCGGCATCGCCAAGCCGGATTGCAGTGTTATTGCTTTGCACGTCGGGGTACAGCGGAGGCCTTGGCCCTCGTTGATCATGCCGAACCGCGCCATGGGACTGATACAAACTCGACGCCTCGCTGCCAAAATCCAACTCCACAACGATCGCCGGTTCTTCCGCCCACGCTGGATCAGCAACACTCGCGAGGAGCAGCAACACGAAGAAGATCTTGGTGGTGTGTATCATGTTCATCGTTTGATTGGTTCCTCGGCGAATCATTCTGCAGGCAACCCTGCAATAAAAACGGGGTCCACACGTTGTTCGTCATCTCTGGCGTCCTGAAAGAACAATCCGTCAACCGCGTCACCTTGCGCGTACCCCAGATCACTCAGGTCAATTCCGACCACGATCGCCCAGAAAGGAATGGAAGGATTCAGTCGCTCGAAGGCTCCGCTAAGCAGTTCGTCGACCGAGCGAACCGGCGAGTTGAACTGCAACAGATCGAAATCGGGAATCGACAGCGCCTCGGCGGAGTTCAAAGTGATGTCGTATCGCATCACCGTCAACGATCGCAATCCAGGCGAAAACCTTAGCGGGCTGACGTGAAAGCCATCGCCATCGGCAGGATTCAAGGCTGATTGTAATTCAAAGAACACGACGTCGGGCCCCGCGGCATTGATAATCGGCTTGCGGAATCGAATCGCCATTCCGTGAGTCGTTTCGGCCCCATCGCTTTCCTCAAGAACAGGATCGCGAGTGAGCGATTGCGAGCTGCCACCTAAATTGAGGAAACCTGTGTGAAGTCGCGTGTCCGATTCCAAAACCGCTCGGCGACTCTCCCCAACCTCCGCAGGATCCTCCGACGAAACCGACATGTGTTGAGTATTCGCATCACCGCGAAAGTGGGTGACCTCAATCCCAATCAACTCCGACACATCGTAATGCCTTGGCGTACCACCACGTTGAACCGAAACGCGTTTCAATTCTCCATTGAGCTTGCCGTTGCGGCTTCCCATCTGGAATTCCATCACGCGATCGGGCAGTTGGCGACGATACTTGTTCGCTTGAAATTCAAGGGACGACGAATCGCCTCCCTCAAACAGACTCGCCTGATTTTCCCTGAGCAACACTTTGCTTGCGGGCAAGCGATCACGCGGTTGAACTTCGGCGGCGCCCTCGACCACTTGCACCTCGGTATCCCCCGCTTCGTTCACCGCGACGGAAAACCGGGTCCCCAAATCGGTGACTTCGGTTTTGGGGGTAACGACTTGAAAACCTTCGGCGCCCGGCGGTGCATAAACGCTGCAAGAACCCTGACGGACGATCAAGCGATCCAGGGCGGCAATTTCGATCACCGTCGGTGCATCGAGAATGACTTCGGCACCACTAGGGAACCTCAGTTCGATCACCCCCGCGACCAAGGCATAGGGATGATTGCTTCGCAACGCCTGTCCCACCGGTGGCATCACATCGCGAAAAAACTCGCCGCCCGCGGATTGAACCAACACCACGTCGGGAATGGGCAACGGATTCGCCCGTTCGATCCCTTCACGGCGAATCCACCACGTCAACGAAGCAATCGCTAAAACCGAAGCTGCTACGGCTGCCCGAAACCGCACTCGCTTAGCAGCACGAGGCTTGGCATTGGGAATCGGCATCGCATGCGACATCTCACGCAGATCGGTATCCAGATCGAGATGGTCAAAGTAAGTCTGTTGAGCATCCGCGTCGTCACGCAGACGTTCTTGCAACGCTTGGTGTTCGGGTTCCGTGATCGAATCATCAAGCAATCTCGCTAGAAGATCGCGTAGCATGGCTTCGTCATTGGCTTTTCCAGATTCGTTCATCCCGAGACCTCCTCGGCAGCGATTCGTTTTTCGATGCATTGCAACAGCGACCGCCGCACCCCCGATAAACGGTTGTAGAGTGTCTGTACGGCCTTGCCGGTCAATTCCGCAATCTCGGCAACCGAACGCAACTCTTCATAAGCGAGTCGGATCAGATCACGATCGGTCTGTTTCAGGTGTTCGACACAGATTCGCATTGCGGAGGATCGCCGATCACGTTGCCCTAACGTTGCCA contains:
- a CDS encoding FecR domain-containing protein; this encodes MNESGKANDEAMLRDLLARLLDDSITEPEHQALQERLRDDADAQQTYFDHLDLDTDLREMSHAMPIPNAKPRAAKRVRFRAAVAASVLAIASLTWWIRREGIERANPLPIPDVVLVQSAGGEFFRDVMPPVGQALRSNHPYALVAGVIELRFPSGAEVILDAPTVIEIAALDRLIVRQGSCSVYAPPGAEGFQVVTPKTEVTDLGTRFSVAVNEAGDTEVQVVEGAAEVQPRDRLPASKVLLRENQASLFEGGDSSSLEFQANKYRRQLPDRVMEFQMGSRNGKLNGELKRVSVQRGGTPRHYDVSELIGIEVTHFRGDANTQHMSVSSEDPAEVGESRRAVLESDTRLHTGFLNLGGSSQSLTRDPVLEESDGAETTHGMAIRFRKPIINAAGPDVVFFELQSALNPADGDGFHVSPLRFSPGLRSLTVMRYDITLNSAEALSIPDFDLLQFNSPVRSVDELLSGAFERLNPSIPFWAIVVGIDLSDLGYAQGDAVDGLFFQDARDDEQRVDPVFIAGLPAE